A part of Amycolatopsis lurida genomic DNA contains:
- the eccCa gene encoding type VII secretion protein EccCa, whose translation MSATRDRLPALGEQPGEIVLQSPPMLPKGSSGGAMQLLMFMPMMLGMGAMSFVYIGRDGGVMTYIFGALFLTAMVGMVVMSLGRGGAQKKAQINEERRDYQRYLTGLRGQVRDIADNQRAAMTALQPDPADLWACVETGRLWDRRRSDAQFGQVRIGTGPQRLATPLKAPQTVPLEDLDPVCSTNLKHFIRTYSTVDGLPVAVSLRSFAQVVLSGRRPDTLGTARALLTQLATFHSPGDLRIALCVKDDRLHDWEWAKWLPHVASTAADAAGPRRLVDAGAGKLAELLGPDLGDRPAFTRRPDARLDLPHIVVIVDGGHTHGDTRLVAEEGRLGVTVIEIGAEQPRAVSSERLLSLHMSPEQLGMVVGDGTEQRLGFLGKPDTLDRGAAEALSRMLTPLFQGAAVVSEAPMSATFGLAGLLGIGDPRDTDTEVTWAPRSARDRLRIPLGVNPEGRPVELDLKESAEGGMGPHGLVIGATGSGKSELLRTLVTALAVTHSSEKLNLALIDFKGGATFAGMTGLPHTCAVITNLSDDLALVDRMADALNGELLRRQELLHAAGNYASVRDYEKARESGANLRPLPSLLVIIDEFSELLSSRPEFIDLFVAIGRLGRSLGIHLLLASQRLEEGRLRGLDSHLSYRIGLRTFSASESRAVLGVADAYQLPPVPGSAYLKSDNDTLIRLKAAYVSGELPPRSKIVRKDGQSLGLMPFTLAPVEIPVTVEAEAPVEKGTGETIIGAMISRIEGKGPEAHQIWLPPLAEPPTLDQLLPPLGEDPSRGLCPLGWGGNGKLMIPVALVDKPFEQRRDMLWADFSGAAGHALIVGAPQSGKSTLMRDIAAMLALTHTPEEVQLFVLDMGGGALAPIAGLPHVSGYATRRDAQRCRRVVAELTTLLEQREEFFSANGIESITTFRQRRSEFRESTEGREFGDVFLFVDNWTTIRQEYEQLEEQITSLASRGLGFGIHVVVSINQWMGMRAPLRDAIGTKFELRLGEPADSLIDRKIAQNVPADRPGRGLTADKLHFLAALPRIDSDQRPDTVGAGGLDLNRRISAAWKGAAAPQVRLLPPEVPLDSLEAGPRKQITLGIAESNLRPVYLDFATEPHFLAFGDVESGKSSLLRAIAQGIVSKYSAEEAAIVVADYRRGLLGAVPDSHLLGYAGSETVLTGLIDQCQQAMRNRLPGADVTPDQLRNRSWWRGPELFVLVDDYEMVATVGRNPLQPLLEFLPQARDIGLHLVIARGSGGAGRSLFEPVLQRIRELGSPGLVMSGSRDEGALLGEVKPGPQPAGRGVLVSRRHGTGLVQVAWTKPVED comes from the coding sequence ATGAGCGCCACTCGCGACCGCCTGCCGGCCCTGGGCGAGCAGCCCGGTGAAATCGTCCTGCAGTCCCCGCCGATGCTGCCCAAGGGCTCCTCCGGCGGAGCCATGCAGCTGCTGATGTTCATGCCGATGATGCTGGGCATGGGCGCCATGTCGTTCGTCTACATCGGACGCGACGGCGGCGTGATGACGTACATCTTCGGCGCGTTGTTCCTCACCGCGATGGTGGGCATGGTGGTGATGTCACTCGGCCGCGGCGGCGCGCAGAAGAAGGCGCAGATCAACGAGGAACGCCGGGACTACCAGCGGTACCTGACCGGTTTGCGCGGTCAGGTCCGGGACATCGCGGACAACCAGCGCGCGGCGATGACGGCGCTGCAACCCGACCCGGCGGACCTGTGGGCCTGCGTCGAGACGGGCAGGCTGTGGGATCGCCGCCGGTCCGACGCCCAGTTCGGGCAGGTGCGGATCGGCACCGGGCCGCAGCGGCTGGCGACACCGTTGAAGGCGCCGCAGACCGTGCCGCTGGAGGACCTCGACCCGGTGTGCTCGACGAACCTCAAACACTTCATCCGTACCTATTCGACGGTCGACGGACTCCCCGTCGCGGTCTCGCTGCGGTCTTTCGCGCAGGTCGTCCTGTCCGGCCGCCGCCCGGACACGCTCGGGACCGCGCGGGCGCTGCTGACCCAGCTCGCGACCTTCCACTCCCCCGGCGACCTGCGGATCGCGTTGTGCGTCAAGGACGACCGGCTGCACGACTGGGAATGGGCGAAGTGGCTGCCGCATGTCGCCTCCACCGCCGCCGACGCCGCCGGTCCGCGGCGGCTCGTCGACGCCGGTGCCGGGAAGCTCGCCGAACTCCTCGGCCCCGACCTCGGCGACCGGCCCGCGTTCACCCGGCGGCCGGACGCCCGGCTGGACCTGCCGCATATCGTCGTGATCGTGGATGGCGGGCACACCCACGGCGACACGCGGCTCGTCGCCGAGGAGGGCAGGCTCGGCGTCACCGTGATCGAGATCGGCGCGGAACAGCCGCGGGCGGTCTCGTCGGAACGGCTGCTGAGCCTGCACATGAGCCCGGAGCAGCTCGGCATGGTCGTCGGCGACGGGACGGAGCAACGGCTCGGTTTCCTCGGCAAGCCGGACACCTTGGACCGCGGTGCCGCCGAAGCGCTGTCCCGGATGCTGACGCCGCTGTTCCAGGGCGCGGCGGTGGTCAGCGAGGCGCCGATGTCGGCGACGTTCGGGCTGGCCGGGCTGCTGGGCATCGGCGATCCGCGCGACACCGACACCGAGGTCACCTGGGCGCCGCGGTCCGCGCGGGACCGGCTGCGGATCCCGCTGGGCGTCAACCCCGAAGGCAGGCCGGTCGAACTCGACCTGAAGGAATCGGCCGAAGGCGGGATGGGGCCGCACGGGCTGGTCATCGGTGCGACCGGATCCGGTAAGAGCGAGCTGCTGCGGACGCTGGTCACCGCGCTCGCCGTCACGCATTCGTCGGAGAAGCTGAACCTCGCGCTGATCGACTTCAAGGGTGGCGCGACCTTCGCCGGGATGACCGGGCTGCCGCACACCTGCGCCGTCATCACCAACCTTTCCGACGATCTCGCGCTGGTCGACCGCATGGCGGACGCGCTGAACGGCGAACTGCTGCGCCGTCAGGAACTCCTGCACGCGGCCGGAAACTATGCGTCGGTGCGGGACTACGAAAAGGCCAGGGAATCGGGCGCCAACCTGCGGCCGTTGCCGTCGCTGCTGGTGATCATCGACGAATTCAGCGAGCTGCTGTCCTCACGGCCGGAGTTCATCGACCTGTTCGTCGCGATCGGCCGGCTGGGCCGGAGTCTCGGGATCCATCTGCTGCTGGCCTCGCAGCGGCTGGAGGAGGGACGGCTGCGCGGGCTGGATTCGCATTTGTCCTACCGGATCGGCCTGCGGACGTTCTCCGCGTCGGAGAGCCGCGCGGTGCTCGGTGTCGCCGACGCCTACCAGCTGCCGCCCGTGCCGGGCTCGGCGTATCTGAAGTCCGATAACGACACCCTCATCCGGCTCAAGGCCGCGTACGTCTCGGGCGAGTTGCCGCCGCGCAGCAAGATCGTGCGCAAGGACGGACAGAGTCTCGGGCTGATGCCGTTCACGCTGGCCCCGGTCGAGATCCCGGTGACCGTCGAAGCCGAGGCGCCGGTCGAAAAGGGCACCGGCGAGACCATCATCGGCGCGATGATCTCGCGGATCGAAGGCAAAGGCCCGGAGGCGCACCAGATCTGGCTTCCGCCGCTCGCCGAACCGCCCACCCTGGACCAGCTGCTGCCGCCGCTCGGCGAAGACCCCTCGCGAGGGTTGTGCCCGCTGGGCTGGGGCGGCAACGGCAAGCTGATGATCCCGGTCGCCCTGGTGGACAAGCCGTTCGAACAGCGGCGCGACATGCTGTGGGCCGATTTCTCCGGTGCCGCCGGGCACGCGCTGATCGTCGGTGCGCCGCAGAGCGGCAAAAGCACACTGATGCGGGACATCGCCGCGATGCTCGCGCTCACCCACACCCCGGAAGAGGTCCAGCTGTTCGTGCTGGACATGGGCGGTGGCGCGCTGGCGCCGATCGCCGGGCTTCCCCACGTATCCGGCTACGCGACCCGGCGCGACGCCCAGCGCTGCCGCCGTGTCGTAGCGGAACTGACGACGTTGCTCGAACAGCGCGAGGAGTTCTTCTCCGCCAACGGGATCGAATCGATCACGACGTTCCGCCAGCGGCGTTCGGAGTTCCGGGAGAGCACGGAAGGCCGCGAGTTCGGCGACGTCTTCCTGTTCGTGGACAACTGGACCACGATCCGCCAGGAATACGAGCAGCTGGAGGAACAGATCACCAGCCTGGCCTCGCGCGGGCTCGGTTTCGGCATCCACGTCGTCGTCTCGATCAACCAGTGGATGGGCATGCGGGCGCCGCTGCGCGACGCGATCGGGACCAAATTCGAGCTGCGGCTCGGTGAGCCGGCGGACTCGCTGATCGACCGCAAGATCGCGCAGAACGTCCCGGCGGACCGGCCGGGACGAGGGCTGACCGCGGACAAACTGCATTTCCTCGCGGCACTCCCGCGGATCGACTCGGATCAGCGCCCGGACACCGTCGGCGCCGGTGGCCTGGACCTGAACCGCCGGATTTCCGCCGCCTGGAAGGGTGCGGCGGCGCCGCAGGTCCGGCTGCTGCCTCCCGAGGTCCCGTTGGACTCGCTGGAAGCCGGGCCGCGCAAGCAGATCACGCTCGGCATCGCGGAATCGAACCTGCGGCCGGTGTATCTCGACTTCGCCACCGAACCGCATTTCCTGGCCTTCGGTGACGTGGAGTCGGGCAAGAGCTCGCTCCTGCGCGCGATCGCGCAAGGCATCGTGTCGAAGTACTCGGCGGAAGAGGCCGCGATCGTCGTCGCCGATTACCGGCGAGGATTGCTGGGCGCGGTGCCGGATTCACATCTGCTCGGCTACGCGGGTTCCGAAACCGTGCTGACCGGGCTGATCGACCAATGCCAGCAGGCCATGCGGAACCGGCTCCCCGGTGCGGACGTCACTCCGGATCAGCTGCGGAACCGGTCGTGGTGGCGGGGTCCGGAGCTGTTCGTCCTCGTCGACGACTACGAAATGGTCGCCACCGTGGGCCGCAATCCATTGCAGCCGCTGCTGGAATTCCTGCCGCAGGCGCGGGACATCGGGCTCCACCTCGTCATCGCGCGCGGCAGCGGCGGTGCCGGGCGATCCCTGTTCGAGCCTGTGCTGCAACGGATTCGGGAGCTGGGTTCCCCCGGTCTCGTGATGTCCGGGTCGCGGGACGAAGGAGCGCTGCTCGGCGAGGTGAAGCCCGGGCCTCAGCCCGCCGGACGCGGTGTGCTGGTGTCGCGGCGGCACGGGACGGGGCTGGTGCAGGTGGCTTGGACGAAGCCCGTGGAGGACTAA